In the genome of Pseudomonadota bacterium, one region contains:
- a CDS encoding 4Fe-4S dicluster domain-containing protein, which produces MEKVLMIDYQKCTGCRLCELVCSVKHDMVSNPARSRIKVIKWESEGLYVPVSCQQCEDAPCMNICPVKAVFRDKDTGAVMVNYSVCIGCRSCIAVCPFGAMNFNPLDKKVFKCDLCSGDPQCVRFCNVKAVDYVDATKESSIKKRDAALKISQAGKLGATIQYEG; this is translated from the coding sequence ATGGAGAAAGTCCTGATGATAGACTATCAAAAGTGCACTGGGTGCCGTCTATGCGAGCTTGTGTGCTCGGTAAAGCATGACATGGTCTCTAACCCTGCCAGAAGTCGCATAAAGGTAATAAAGTGGGAATCCGAAGGCCTGTATGTCCCCGTATCATGTCAACAATGTGAGGATGCGCCCTGCATGAACATTTGTCCTGTAAAGGCCGTCTTCCGTGATAAAGATACCGGTGCAGTAATGGTTAATTACAGTGTATGCATCGGTTGTCGTTCATGCATAGCTGTTTGTCCATTCGGGGCTATGAACTTCAATCCCTTGGATAAAAAGGTTTTCAAGTGTGACCTTTGCAGCGGCGATCCACAGTGTGTCAGGTTCTGTAATGTGAAGGCAGTAGATTATGTTGATGCTACAAAAGAGAGCTCGATAAAAAAGAGAGATGCTGCATTGAAAATATCACAAGCAGGAAAGCTTGGCGCAACTATACAATACGAGGGTTGA
- a CDS encoding MoaD/ThiS family protein → MSIKATLHPFLNDGIELQLEVDGNTVGECIKSILKRYPAMEKKMFGKNGALKGYVEVLVNGHGIGTNELAYPVKDGDSMAVLVFLSGG, encoded by the coding sequence ATGAGCATAAAGGCAACACTTCATCCTTTCCTTAATGACGGCATTGAACTCCAGTTAGAAGTTGATGGGAACACTGTCGGTGAATGTATAAAGTCAATATTAAAACGATATCCTGCCATGGAAAAGAAAATGTTTGGCAAAAACGGTGCGTTAAAAGGGTATGTGGAAGTTCTTGTTAACGGACATGGTATAGGTACAAACGAGTTGGCGTATCCGGTAAAAGACGGTGATTCAATGGCGGTTCTGGTTTTTTTATCAGGAGGATGA